The following are encoded together in the Nitrospira sp. genome:
- a CDS encoding efflux RND transporter permease subunit: MWLTLLALRNRIGILMLSLAMVILGATSLERLPVDLFPNIQVPVAFVGVIYKGAPPLDIEQSVVYPIEKAVSSASNVEHVESFAKQGIGAVQIWFNWGADINVGQMEVMQRITQILNSLPPGILQPFIVKFDVSNIPVAFVTASGGDLDERALYDLAYNTIAPQIEQIANVAAATVEGGKIRQININLDPALLQARGLSILDVVKAVKASNLILPSGDIKAGNLDYNVFTNTQFKTVEPINDVVIKIDARGNPVRVRDVGVLTDSSDIQTNVVRTDGKRSVYLRVNKQPVANTVEVVDALRKAIPKMIGIPPGVQLGISFDQSIYIRQSIKNLIEQALHGSLLAAAVILLFLRNLTSTLIISVAIPLSILVTFIVLYFTNQTLNVFTMGGLALGIGRLVDDSIVELENIQRHLNVDRNRWDAIVNAAREVAMPIFASTVTTVVVFLPMFFIVGIARLLLIPLTLTIAIALFTSFFVSRTVTPALCYRFLKSEQEAHRSLPAWFVRIMQWSQRRYEALDEGYERSLRWVLAHRRTLLVAVVALFVSSLALLPFIGTEFLPVSDESQFRIVLRAPVGQRVEKTVDQVAEVERVLREKIPPDELEAIASSTGVLAQGRSSLFNPNTGPHTSVISVYLASPDKRRRNQVEIMNAVRPSIVKLFPGVAMFFDPGGLVKRVTSFGSQKSIDVEIYGYDFEKARTVIQQVQEIMHKIPGMADIEVSREENYPEVNVVVDREKAALLGISETDVANAVLFSMNGNGQTDPIIYTDPQNGNEYYISAWLAEEHRKDLTAIEHVLLTTKNGEPVLLKNLATLKLNAGPVKIERKYFQRVVHITANPVGRDLGAIAQDLETAFGQMQLPTGFSIRLAGQIQQQRETFEGLMYASALALILVYMVMAAQFKSLIDPFIIMFSVPMGIPGVIVILYLTNTTISTSSLMGIIMMLGIVVSNGVLLVDYTNVLRRRGLNLSTAVVTASRTRLRPILMTSLATVVGLIPMAIGLGTGSETNAPLARAVVGGLTVSTILTLFLVPTVYTMLEERFPRRADELGETSAEAELAGQQA; the protein is encoded by the coding sequence ATGTGGCTGACACTCCTCGCGCTCCGCAATCGCATCGGCATCCTGATGTTGTCCCTGGCCATGGTGATCCTGGGGGCCACGTCGCTCGAACGCCTCCCGGTCGATCTCTTTCCCAACATCCAGGTGCCGGTCGCCTTTGTCGGGGTGATCTATAAAGGCGCACCGCCGCTCGATATCGAACAGAGCGTCGTGTACCCCATTGAGAAAGCCGTCAGCTCCGCCTCCAACGTCGAACATGTGGAGTCCTTTGCCAAGCAAGGCATCGGCGCGGTGCAGATCTGGTTCAACTGGGGCGCGGACATCAACGTCGGCCAGATGGAGGTGATGCAGCGCATCACCCAGATTTTGAACAGCCTCCCGCCCGGCATTCTGCAGCCCTTCATCGTCAAGTTCGACGTCTCCAACATTCCCGTCGCGTTCGTGACCGCGTCCGGCGGCGACCTCGACGAACGGGCGCTGTACGACCTGGCCTATAACACCATCGCCCCGCAAATCGAACAAATCGCCAACGTCGCCGCCGCCACGGTCGAGGGCGGAAAGATCCGGCAGATCAACATCAATCTGGACCCGGCGTTGCTGCAGGCGCGCGGCCTCTCCATCCTCGATGTGGTCAAGGCGGTGAAGGCCTCCAACCTGATTCTGCCCTCGGGCGACATCAAGGCGGGAAACCTCGACTACAACGTCTTCACGAATACCCAGTTCAAGACGGTGGAACCGATCAACGACGTCGTCATCAAGATCGACGCGCGCGGCAATCCCGTGCGGGTGCGGGATGTCGGTGTGCTGACTGACTCGTCAGACATTCAAACCAACGTCGTCCGCACGGACGGCAAACGGTCGGTCTATCTCCGCGTCAACAAGCAGCCGGTCGCCAATACAGTGGAAGTGGTCGATGCGTTGCGCAAAGCGATTCCCAAAATGATCGGCATCCCACCCGGTGTGCAACTAGGGATTTCCTTCGATCAATCGATCTATATCCGGCAATCGATCAAAAACCTGATCGAGCAGGCGCTGCACGGATCGTTGCTTGCGGCGGCGGTCATCCTCTTGTTCCTGAGAAACCTCACCAGCACATTAATTATCTCCGTCGCCATCCCGCTCTCGATTCTGGTGACGTTCATCGTGCTGTATTTCACCAATCAGACGCTAAACGTGTTCACGATGGGCGGGCTGGCGCTGGGAATCGGTCGTCTGGTGGACGATTCGATCGTTGAACTCGAAAACATCCAACGCCATCTGAATGTCGACCGGAACCGCTGGGACGCCATCGTGAACGCCGCACGCGAAGTGGCCATGCCGATCTTCGCGTCCACGGTCACGACCGTCGTCGTCTTCCTGCCGATGTTTTTTATCGTCGGCATCGCGCGGCTCCTGCTCATTCCGCTGACACTCACAATCGCCATCGCGCTCTTCACCTCGTTCTTCGTCTCGCGGACGGTCACCCCGGCGCTCTGTTATCGCTTCTTGAAGTCCGAACAGGAAGCGCACCGTTCTCTGCCGGCTTGGTTCGTGCGCATCATGCAGTGGAGCCAACGCCGTTACGAAGCCCTCGACGAAGGGTATGAACGCAGCCTGCGATGGGTGCTGGCCCATCGCCGTACGCTATTGGTTGCCGTGGTCGCGCTGTTCGTGAGTTCGCTCGCCTTGTTGCCCTTTATCGGGACCGAATTTTTGCCGGTGTCGGATGAAAGCCAGTTCCGTATCGTCTTGCGCGCGCCCGTCGGCCAGCGGGTAGAAAAAACCGTCGATCAGGTCGCTGAGGTGGAACGGGTGCTGCGGGAAAAGATTCCGCCGGACGAGTTGGAAGCGATCGCCTCCAGCACCGGCGTGCTCGCGCAGGGTCGCTCCTCCTTGTTTAATCCCAACACGGGACCGCATACCTCGGTCATCTCGGTCTATCTGGCGTCTCCCGACAAGCGGCGGCGCAACCAGGTCGAAATTATGAACGCCGTCCGGCCGTCGATAGTCAAACTCTTCCCCGGCGTGGCGATGTTTTTCGATCCGGGCGGTCTGGTCAAACGCGTGACGAGCTTCGGCTCGCAAAAATCCATCGACGTGGAAATTTACGGCTACGACTTCGAGAAGGCCCGCACCGTCATCCAGCAGGTGCAGGAGATCATGCACAAGATCCCCGGCATGGCGGACATCGAAGTCAGCCGCGAGGAGAACTACCCCGAAGTGAACGTGGTGGTGGATCGTGAAAAGGCCGCCCTTCTGGGGATCAGCGAAACGGACGTCGCGAATGCCGTGTTGTTTTCCATGAACGGCAACGGTCAGACCGACCCGATCATCTACACCGATCCCCAGAACGGGAACGAGTACTACATCAGCGCCTGGCTCGCCGAAGAACATCGCAAGGATCTAACAGCCATCGAGCATGTGCTGCTCACGACCAAAAACGGCGAGCCGGTGCTGCTGAAGAATCTAGCCACGCTGAAGCTGAACGCGGGTCCCGTCAAGATCGAGCGTAAATACTTCCAGCGGGTCGTCCACATCACCGCCAACCCCGTCGGCCGCGATCTCGGCGCGATAGCCCAAGACCTCGAAACGGCCTTTGGCCAGATGCAGTTGCCCACAGGATTCAGTATCAGGCTGGCCGGCCAGATCCAGCAACAACGAGAGACGTTCGAAGGCCTCATGTACGCCAGCGCCTTGGCGTTAATTCTGGTGTATATGGTGATGGCCGCCCAATTTAAGTCGCTGATCGATCCCTTCATCATCATGTTTTCGGTGCCGATGGGTATTCCCGGCGTGATCGTGATTCTCTACCTGACGAACACCACGATCTCGACCTCATCGCTGATGGGCATCATCATGATGCTGGGCATCGTCGTCTCGAACGGCGTCCTGCTGGTGGATTACACCAACGTGCTGCGACGCCGGGGGCTGAACCTTTCGACCGCCGTCGTCACGGCCTCGCGCACCAGATTGCGACCGATTTTAATGACCTCGCTCGCCACGGTGGTGGGCCTCATCCCGATGGCCATCGGGTTAGGAACCGGCAGTGAAACCAACGCGCCGCTGGCACGCGCCGTTGTGGGCGGTCTCACCGTCTCGACCATCCTGACGCTCTTCCTTGTCCCAACCGTCTATACAATGCTGGAAGAACGGTTTCCGCGTCGAGCGGACGAACTGGGTGAGACCTCGGCAGAAGCTGAGTTGGCGGGACAACAGGCCTAG
- a CDS encoding DUF2914 domain-containing protein: MVSLQRFQSVLGKPYLPPLFFFSGVTYDTLVLTRIDRLRDNLLLLAYLTLLGFLIVLTGRLGTQDATVEDLPPDAPFFMKWVVQAKPYAPMAIQFLLGGLFSAYAIFYSKSATFAGTAVFFCVLVAFLVANEFLRSRLSNVQLLVSLYALVCFAFFTFFLPVMTGWMNAVIFLAGAVLTILVVLRVVQLIYWRNAARTRREATWAAAPALGLIALLVGFYFMNWIPPVPLSLKHGGMYHEVKRSGDRYELSFEKSWYEVWKTSDNVIPADDPVYCFTAVFAPVALKTTIYHHWYYRPDTGQPFRDADRIPLKISGGREGGYRAYTFKEGLDPGDWRVDVEAEDGRVIGRVAVKVLDKTAVGPLSLTTMVY, encoded by the coding sequence ATGGTCTCATTACAACGGTTTCAATCGGTTTTGGGTAAGCCCTACCTGCCGCCGCTGTTTTTCTTTAGCGGGGTGACCTACGACACGCTGGTATTAACGCGGATCGACCGTCTACGGGATAACCTGCTGCTGTTGGCCTACCTTACGCTGTTGGGATTTTTGATCGTCCTGACCGGGCGTTTGGGAACCCAGGACGCCACGGTGGAGGATCTGCCGCCGGACGCGCCGTTCTTCATGAAATGGGTTGTGCAGGCCAAGCCTTATGCCCCGATGGCCATTCAGTTCCTATTGGGTGGGCTCTTCAGCGCCTACGCCATCTTCTATTCCAAGAGCGCCACCTTCGCCGGAACGGCTGTGTTTTTTTGCGTGCTCGTGGCGTTCCTCGTGGCGAACGAATTCCTCCGCAGCCGGTTGTCGAACGTGCAGCTGCTGGTCAGCCTCTACGCCCTGGTCTGTTTTGCGTTCTTCACCTTTTTCCTGCCGGTCATGACTGGATGGATGAATGCGGTGATTTTTCTGGCGGGGGCGGTCTTGACCATATTGGTCGTGCTGCGGGTTGTGCAATTGATCTATTGGCGGAATGCCGCCCGAACCAGACGCGAGGCGACGTGGGCCGCTGCCCCGGCACTTGGCCTGATTGCGCTGCTGGTCGGCTTCTATTTTATGAACTGGATTCCGCCGGTGCCGCTCTCGTTGAAGCATGGTGGGATGTATCATGAGGTGAAGCGCTCGGGTGACCGGTACGAGTTGAGTTTTGAAAAGTCCTGGTATGAGGTGTGGAAGACCTCGGACAATGTCATCCCGGCCGACGACCCTGTCTATTGCTTCACGGCGGTGTTTGCGCCGGTGGCGCTCAAAACGACGATCTATCATCACTGGTATTACCGCCCTGACACCGGTCAACCATTTCGCGATGCCGATCGCATTCCGCTCAAGATTTCCGGTGGGCGAGAGGGAGGGTATCGCGCCTACACCTTCAAGGAAGGCCTCGATCCAGGGGATTGGCGCGTCGATGTGGAAGCGGAAGACGGCCGTGTCATCGGCCGGGTCGCGGTCAAGGTATTGGACAAGACGGCCGTCGGGCCGCTGTCCTTGACCACCATGGTGTACTAG
- a CDS encoding alpha/beta hydrolase — protein sequence MSDKSHIVLVHGFWGGAAHWAKVINELRKHGYGANDIHAVENPLTSLADDAERTRKMVAQIKGPVVLVGHSYGGKVITQAGDIPNVKALVYIAAFAPDAGESAGQISQATPPAAFENIAADSDGFLWIKPEKFRESFCQDLSEHEALVMAVTQKAPIGTTFGDNVTAPAWRKRPSYYQVSLNDRMINPKNQQMMADRMNPVKKIELDASHASLASRPVEVTALILEAARA from the coding sequence ATGTCTGACAAGTCACACATTGTTTTGGTGCATGGATTTTGGGGCGGCGCAGCCCATTGGGCCAAGGTCATCAATGAGTTGCGCAAGCATGGCTATGGGGCGAATGACATCCATGCGGTTGAGAATCCGCTGACATCTCTCGCGGATGATGCGGAGCGCACCCGCAAGATGGTCGCTCAGATCAAAGGCCCTGTCGTGCTGGTCGGTCACTCATATGGCGGCAAGGTGATTACGCAAGCAGGCGACATACCGAACGTGAAGGCGTTGGTTTACATTGCCGCCTTCGCCCCGGACGCGGGCGAAAGCGCGGGCCAGATTTCGCAAGCGACACCGCCTGCAGCTTTCGAAAATATTGCGGCTGACAGTGATGGCTTCCTATGGATCAAGCCTGAAAAGTTCCGGGAAAGCTTCTGTCAGGATTTATCGGAACACGAAGCGCTGGTCATGGCCGTGACCCAAAAGGCTCCAATCGGGACCACTTTCGGCGACAACGTGACGGCGCCCGCTTGGAGGAAGAGGCCGAGCTATTATCAGGTCTCGCTCAACGACCGGATGATCAATCCGAAAAACCAACAGATGATGGCCGATCGCATGAATCCGGTTAAGAAGATTGAACTGGACGCCAGTCACGCCTCATTGGCGTCGCGCCCGGTTGAAGTCACCGCGCTGATCCTTGAAGCGGCACGCGCGTAA
- a CDS encoding site-2 protease family protein — MKILLLLLGGLKFGKIALTGGTMLLSMVAYSFIFGWWYAVGFVLLILFHELGHYTAAKQRNLNVGAPTFIPFVGAWIQLKEQPMDVETEAYVGIAGPVAGTIAAVICYYAAEYTQSQLLLALAYAGFMINLFNLIPLSPLDGGRITAIISPKVWWVGVPILIGLFVMNHSPMLLLIAIMAIPHVMSTFRGGPHGLPERYYEVPLSTRVSYGLYYLGLAAFLGIMTYETHLLLPSGRG, encoded by the coding sequence GTGAAGATCCTTCTGCTGCTTCTCGGCGGACTCAAGTTCGGCAAGATCGCGCTCACCGGCGGGACCATGCTGCTGTCGATGGTGGCGTACAGTTTCATCTTCGGCTGGTGGTACGCGGTTGGCTTCGTGCTGCTGATTCTGTTTCACGAGTTGGGGCATTACACTGCCGCCAAACAGCGCAACCTGAATGTGGGGGCTCCGACCTTCATTCCCTTCGTCGGCGCCTGGATCCAACTCAAAGAACAGCCGATGGATGTGGAAACCGAGGCCTATGTGGGAATTGCCGGGCCGGTTGCCGGGACCATCGCCGCCGTGATCTGTTATTACGCGGCCGAATATACCCAGAGCCAATTGCTGCTGGCCCTGGCCTATGCCGGATTTATGATCAATCTGTTCAACCTCATTCCACTCTCTCCCTTGGACGGCGGACGCATTACGGCCATTATCTCACCCAAGGTCTGGTGGGTGGGTGTCCCGATCCTGATCGGGCTGTTCGTCATGAACCACAGTCCTATGTTGCTCTTGATCGCGATCATGGCGATCCCGCATGTGATGTCCACGTTCCGTGGCGGTCCCCATGGCTTGCCTGAACGCTACTATGAGGTGCCGCTTTCCACCAGGGTGAGCTATGGTCTGTATTACCTCGGCCTCGCCGCATTTCTTGGTATCATGACGTATGAGACGCATCTCTTGCTGCCCTCCGGTCGTGGCTGA
- a CDS encoding polyprenyl synthetase family protein produces MPVGPSFIDTPSTLLLLSAGSDPLIANVSYLPMNIKDYLEQKRLAVDRFLDQVSPPAATPPTTLHESMRYSLMAGGKRVRPILTIAAAEAVGTTPPGLMAVACSLEFIHTYSLIHDDLPSMDNDDFRRGKPTNHKVYGEAMAILAGDALLTMAFDLISRPELMKGCEPTRQVRMLQELAYGSGNMGMVGGQVFDIQAENQDIDLPTLQNIHKHKTGMLIRAAVRMGAIAAGATDRQLDDMTGYAEDIGLAFQIADDVLNVTGTREELGKNPNTDAERGKKTYPTFYGVDGARKLADDCVTRAIGRLDTFGPSADPLREIARYITARKN; encoded by the coding sequence ATGCCGGTTGGGCCCAGCTTCATTGACACTCCTTCAACCCTTTTGCTACTCTCCGCCGGTTCCGATCCGCTCATCGCCAATGTCAGCTATCTACCCATGAACATTAAAGACTATCTCGAACAGAAGCGGCTGGCAGTGGACCGTTTTCTCGATCAGGTCAGCCCTCCCGCCGCCACACCGCCCACGACGCTCCATGAGAGCATGCGGTACAGTTTGATGGCGGGTGGCAAGCGCGTCCGGCCGATCCTCACCATCGCCGCAGCAGAGGCGGTCGGCACCACACCGCCCGGGCTGATGGCCGTGGCCTGTTCGCTGGAATTCATCCATACCTATTCCTTGATTCACGACGACTTGCCCTCAATGGATAACGACGACTTTCGTCGGGGCAAGCCGACCAACCATAAGGTATACGGCGAAGCGATGGCGATTCTAGCCGGCGACGCCCTGCTGACCATGGCCTTCGATCTCATCAGCCGGCCCGAGCTCATGAAAGGCTGTGAGCCCACCCGGCAGGTGCGCATGCTTCAAGAACTAGCCTACGGATCCGGCAACATGGGCATGGTGGGCGGTCAGGTTTTCGACATCCAGGCCGAGAATCAGGACATCGATCTCCCCACGCTCCAGAACATCCACAAGCACAAGACCGGCATGCTGATTCGCGCCGCCGTGCGCATGGGCGCGATTGCGGCCGGGGCGACGGATCGGCAGCTCGACGACATGACCGGGTATGCCGAGGACATCGGCCTGGCCTTCCAGATCGCCGACGATGTGTTGAATGTCACCGGAACACGCGAGGAGCTCGGCAAGAATCCCAATACCGATGCCGAGCGCGGGAAGAAGACCTATCCGACGTTTTACGGCGTCGACGGCGCACGCAAGCTGGCGGACGACTGTGTGACCCGCGCGATCGGCCGGCTGGACACATTCGGCCCCTCAGCCGACCCGCTCCGCGAGATCGCGCGCTACATCACTGCGCGAAAGAACTGA
- a CDS encoding DUF2167 domain-containing protein, whose protein sequence is MRWHMIRLLVIVAVTLCVWTLPAIAEESHSKPSGLHWLEGPTEAKLGDQALLKLPKGYQFLGAQETQALLKRMGNFPSGSELGLITATGEAEQWFMVVRYIDAGYVKDDDAANWDADALMTSIKEGTEEDNKNRQAQGFRPLIIRGWEEKPHYDKAANKVVWAISAQEPESPVGVNYNTLALGRQGYLSMNMVGSLEQLPVLKPHVSQLLANVEFVEGKRYTDFNSTTDKVAAVGLTALIAGAAVKSGLLAKLWAFIIPLLVAGKKLFMLLVIALGGLAAKYLKKKPQAEQPGGGGGVSS, encoded by the coding sequence ATGAGATGGCATATGATTCGCCTGCTGGTCATCGTTGCCGTGACGCTTTGCGTCTGGACTCTGCCGGCCATAGCTGAGGAATCACATTCGAAACCATCAGGCCTTCATTGGCTGGAGGGGCCCACCGAAGCCAAGCTGGGCGATCAGGCGTTGCTGAAGCTGCCTAAGGGCTATCAATTCCTTGGTGCGCAGGAGACACAAGCGCTGCTGAAGAGAATGGGGAACTTCCCCTCCGGTTCCGAGCTGGGGCTGATCACGGCGACCGGCGAAGCCGAACAGTGGTTCATGGTCGTGCGTTATATCGATGCGGGGTACGTGAAGGACGACGACGCGGCCAATTGGGATGCCGATGCGCTGATGACGTCCATCAAAGAAGGCACGGAGGAAGACAACAAGAACCGCCAGGCGCAAGGGTTTCGACCGCTGATCATTCGCGGGTGGGAAGAGAAGCCGCATTATGACAAGGCGGCGAACAAGGTGGTATGGGCGATCTCGGCGCAGGAACCCGAATCGCCGGTGGGGGTCAATTACAATACGTTGGCCTTGGGACGACAGGGGTATCTCAGCATGAACATGGTGGGCTCGCTGGAGCAGCTGCCGGTGCTGAAGCCGCATGTCAGCCAGTTGTTGGCCAACGTGGAGTTCGTCGAAGGGAAGCGATACACCGATTTCAACAGCACCACCGACAAGGTGGCGGCGGTCGGCCTGACGGCGCTGATCGCGGGCGCCGCCGTCAAGTCCGGTCTATTGGCGAAGCTGTGGGCCTTCATCATTCCCTTGTTGGTGGCAGGAAAGAAGTTGTTCATGCTGTTGGTCATCGCGCTCGGCGGGTTGGCCGCCAAATACTTGAAGAAGAAACCGCAAGCGGAGCAGCCGGGCGGCGGCGGAGGGGTGTCGTCGTGA
- a CDS encoding carotenoid biosynthesis protein, translating to MEFFFLFLNTIWFRPYVFAFLAAFLFSAIALIGWPRTWRFWLISWITAFICEYSSTRNGIPFGWYHYNGSTVGQELYLSNIPFMDSISFSFLLFASYCLALLLLLPVEPKQGDAHPQLPRLSFALAERTSWRVFILTVLFFAFIDMVIDPVALRGDRWFLGKIYYYPDPGVHFGVPIANYVGWAVVGAISLLIYFPLDRRLAASLPPQTPSTTHRLLLGAGLYYGVLLFNLAVTFWIGESLQGTTGLLMYVPVTAILFLRLLPPAPASA from the coding sequence ATGGAATTTTTCTTTCTGTTTCTCAACACGATCTGGTTCCGCCCCTACGTGTTTGCCTTTCTGGCGGCGTTTTTGTTCTCAGCCATCGCGCTGATCGGCTGGCCGCGCACCTGGCGGTTCTGGCTCATCAGCTGGATCACGGCCTTCATCTGCGAGTACTCCTCCACGCGTAACGGCATTCCCTTCGGTTGGTACCACTACAACGGCTCCACGGTCGGCCAGGAACTCTACCTGTCGAATATTCCCTTCATGGATTCGATCTCGTTTTCGTTCCTCCTGTTCGCCAGCTACTGCCTCGCCCTTCTGTTGCTGCTGCCGGTGGAACCGAAACAGGGAGACGCACACCCGCAACTCCCGCGCCTTTCATTCGCGCTGGCCGAGCGCACGTCATGGCGGGTCTTCATCTTGACGGTGCTGTTCTTCGCCTTCATCGACATGGTGATCGATCCCGTCGCGCTGCGTGGCGACCGCTGGTTCCTCGGCAAAATCTATTATTATCCGGACCCGGGCGTGCATTTCGGCGTGCCCATAGCCAACTACGTCGGGTGGGCGGTGGTCGGGGCCATTTCGCTCCTCATCTACTTTCCGCTCGACCGCCGCCTCGCCGCCTCGCTCCCACCTCAAACGCCTTCCACCACACATCGCCTCTTGCTTGGCGCAGGCCTCTATTACGGCGTGCTGCTCTTCAATCTGGCGGTCACCTTCTGGATCGGTGAATCATTGCAGGGCACGACCGGCCTCTTGATGTATGTGCCGGTCACCGCCATCCTGTTCCTACGATTGCTCCCCCCTGCTCCAGCCTCCGCTTGA
- a CDS encoding NAD-dependent epimerase/dehydratase family protein: MKALVTGATGFVGGAVARALVKAGVEVRVISRAGADLQNLAGLPVEQVQGDLRDRDSLRQALHGCRQLYHVAAHYALWAKDPSIFYDINVTGTRTLLETAREVGIERTVYCSTIGAIGLPPGGGLGTEDTPVSLEQMAGHYKRSKYLAEQEVLKLAREGLPVVIVNPSAPVGAADVKPTPTGQIIVDFMKGRMPAYIETGMNLIDVDDVAQGHLLAMEKGRQGERYILGNKNLLLNDVFQMLSRITGVKAPSVKLPRLAILPLAYANQWLSNLTGVPPRIPLEGVKMAKYKMHYDCSKAIRELGLPQTPVAVALEKAVRWFREHGYV; this comes from the coding sequence ATGAAAGCTCTCGTCACCGGCGCAACCGGATTTGTCGGCGGGGCCGTGGCCCGCGCGCTGGTGAAGGCCGGAGTGGAGGTCCGGGTCATCTCCCGCGCAGGGGCTGATCTGCAGAACCTGGCCGGGCTCCCGGTGGAACAGGTACAGGGCGACCTCCGCGATCGCGACTCGCTTCGCCAGGCGCTTCACGGCTGCCGGCAGCTCTATCACGTCGCGGCGCATTACGCGCTCTGGGCCAAAGATCCCTCCATCTTCTACGACATCAATGTCACCGGCACCAGAACGCTCCTTGAGACGGCTCGCGAGGTGGGCATCGAGCGTACGGTCTATTGCAGTACCATCGGCGCAATCGGCTTGCCCCCCGGTGGAGGATTGGGCACGGAAGACACGCCGGTTTCGCTCGAACAAATGGCAGGACATTACAAACGGTCCAAGTATCTTGCCGAGCAGGAAGTGCTGAAACTCGCGCGGGAAGGCCTGCCGGTCGTCATCGTGAACCCCAGCGCACCGGTCGGGGCCGCTGATGTGAAACCGACCCCTACCGGCCAGATCATCGTAGACTTCATGAAGGGCCGGATGCCCGCCTACATCGAAACGGGTATGAATTTGATCGATGTCGACGACGTGGCCCAGGGCCACCTGTTAGCGATGGAGAAGGGCCGACAGGGCGAACGCTACATTCTCGGCAATAAGAACCTGTTGCTGAACGACGTGTTTCAGATGCTCAGCCGGATCACGGGCGTGAAGGCGCCCTCCGTCAAGCTCCCTCGCCTGGCCATTCTGCCGTTGGCCTATGCGAATCAATGGCTCTCGAACCTGACCGGCGTGCCACCCCGGATCCCGCTCGAAGGCGTGAAGATGGCCAAGTACAAAATGCACTACGACTGCTCGAAGGCCATCCGCGAACTGGGGCTGCCCCAAACGCCGGTCGCGGTCGCGCTGGAGAAGGCGGTGCGGTGGTTTCGCGAGCATGGCTACGTGTAA
- a CDS encoding S-adenosylmethionine decarboxylase has translation MHNAEGATSDDISSSSARIADSAVHPDSVGPGKAWGICTSVDLHDCIPERIRDAKQIEAYVVQLCELIEMKRYGACQIVNFGEGRVAGYSMVQLIETSLISGHFANDTNSAYLDIFSCKGYEPTVVEEFSKAFFGARRSSHRAMLRY, from the coding sequence ATGCACAACGCCGAAGGTGCCACCTCCGACGACATCTCATCATCCTCAGCCAGGATTGCTGACTCCGCCGTCCATCCGGACTCTGTCGGACCCGGCAAGGCCTGGGGCATTTGCACCTCCGTTGACCTCCACGATTGCATTCCTGAACGCATTCGCGACGCCAAACAAATTGAAGCCTACGTAGTGCAGCTCTGCGAATTGATCGAAATGAAGCGATATGGCGCCTGCCAGATCGTCAATTTCGGTGAAGGTCGCGTGGCGGGCTACAGCATGGTGCAGCTGATCGAGACCTCCTTGATCAGCGGCCACTTCGCCAACGACACCAACAGCGCCTATCTCGATATTTTCAGTTGCAAAGGTTACGAGCCGACCGTCGTCGAAGAATTCTCCAAGGCCTTCTTCGGTGCCCGTCGTTCGAGCCATCGGGCCATGTTGCGATACTAG
- a CDS encoding SCP2 sterol-binding domain-containing protein, which translates to MTHSQPKTVRAFFNTLADKLDPEAAEGLDVVYQFDLNGADGGQYLVQIRNGVCQVSEGTHPDPNVTLAMSGEDCLRVLNGQVSGTMIAMTGRLRISGDMGLAMQLASLFPSLRP; encoded by the coding sequence ATGACTCACTCACAACCGAAAACAGTACGCGCGTTCTTCAACACGCTCGCCGACAAGCTGGATCCTGAGGCGGCCGAAGGCCTGGATGTCGTCTACCAGTTCGATTTGAACGGGGCCGACGGGGGGCAGTATCTCGTGCAGATTCGGAATGGTGTGTGCCAGGTGTCAGAGGGCACGCATCCGGATCCGAATGTCACGCTCGCGATGTCAGGTGAAGATTGCCTGCGTGTCTTGAACGGCCAGGTTAGCGGCACCATGATTGCTATGACCGGTCGCCTTCGCATCAGTGGTGACATGGGGCTGGCGATGCAGTTGGCCTCACTCTTCCCCAGTCTCCGTCCGTAA